In one window of Clupea harengus chromosome 4, Ch_v2.0.2, whole genome shotgun sequence DNA:
- the si:dkey-32e6.3 gene encoding uncharacterized protein si:dkey-32e6.3 isoform X2, translating to MCRFSCSKKAGKWEWMCEAPSLSPPCNDAVSYYSKFGRVAGFTSAGPGRKFRGVLEEHLALLRWPADLPEDKELSVRGEDGHLYHWILPSFFQLLQDLASQGRDFAILFRTFGTDLPRVLSVVRRALIQGTHPLFPDLPALKLSVSETPGQIRCSAKGAVLIRGEEKLSSRDGDRGIYQYLSSMEGLGGFQDHFDWWARNTYSILGGKPLWVDPFDPNVQHIFVDDNIRQTDEDTIVNPKVFLDPEGSQTRTACTSELYDLCLVQNDLLQAISDSSYFSKRIQICQENYERNLQQGTG from the exons ATGTGCCGTTTCAGCTGTTCAAAGAAAGCCG GTAAATGGGAGTGGATGTGTGAggctccctccctttccccacCCTGCAACGATGCCGTCAGCTACTACTCCAAGTTCGGCCGAGTGGCAGGCTTCACCAGCGCAGGACCTGGACGGAAGTTTCGCGGGGTTCTGGAGGAGCACCTGGCCCTGCTGCGCTGGCCTGCAGACCTGCCTGAAGACAAGGAGTTATCTGTCAGAGGGGAGGATGGCCACCTTTACCACTGGATCCTGCCCTCTTTCTTCCAGCTGCTCCAGGACCTGGCCTCTCAGGGCAGGGACTTTGCCATCTTATTCCGCACGTTTGGCACTGACCTGCCCCGGGTCCTGTCGGTGGTCCGCAGAGCCCTGATCCAGGGGACCCATCCACTATTCCCTGACCTCCCTGCACTAAAG CTCTCTGTGAGTGAAACCCCTGGCCAGATCCGCTGCAGTGCCAAGGGCGCGGTTCTGATCCGAGGGGAGGAGAAGCTGTCGTCTCGCGATGGAGACCGAGGCATCTACCAGTACCTCAGCTCTATGGAAGGCCTTGGAGGCTTTCAGGACCACTTTGACTG GTGGGCACGCAACACCTACTCCATCTTGGGTGGGAAGCCTTTATGGGTGGACCCTTTTGATCCCAATGTCCAGCACATCTTCGTTGATGATAACATTCGGCAGACAGATGAGGATACAATTGTCAACCCCAAG GTGTTTCTGGACCCTGAAGGCTCCCAGACCCGCACGGCTTGCACATCGGAGCTGTACGACCTCTGCCTGGTGCAGAACGACCTCCTGCAGGCCATCTCTGACTCCAGCTACTTCAGCAAGCGCATCCAGATCTGCCAGGAGAACTACGAGAGGAACCTGCAGCAGGGCACCGGCTAG
- the si:dkey-32e6.3 gene encoding uncharacterized protein si:dkey-32e6.3 isoform X1, translating to MSVMSDTVVRNCGVSEGNEEDRRELRADSPCSGNLIGNSVRQKKLILHIDLNNTILVSDAVTKQGTVAALDYFLSSVTWGHMSKGKWEWMCEAPSLSPPCNDAVSYYSKFGRVAGFTSAGPGRKFRGVLEEHLALLRWPADLPEDKELSVRGEDGHLYHWILPSFFQLLQDLASQGRDFAILFRTFGTDLPRVLSVVRRALIQGTHPLFPDLPALKLSVSETPGQIRCSAKGAVLIRGEEKLSSRDGDRGIYQYLSSMEGLGGFQDHFDWWARNTYSILGGKPLWVDPFDPNVQHIFVDDNIRQTDEDTIVNPKVFLDPEGSQTRTACTSELYDLCLVQNDLLQAISDSSYFSKRIQICQENYERNLQQGTG from the exons ATGTCAGTAATGTCAGACACCGTCGTCAGAAACTGTGGTGTAAGTGAGGGAAATGAGGAGGACAGACGAGAACTTCGAGCTGACTCACCTTGCAGTGGAAATCTTATCGGGAATTCTGTTAGACAGAAGAAGCTCATCCTTCACATTGACCTGAACAATACAATTTTAGTATCCGATGCCGTGACTAAGCAAGGGACTGTCGCTGCTTTGGACTACTTTCTTTCTTCGGTTACTTGGGGACATATGTCAAAAG GTAAATGGGAGTGGATGTGTGAggctccctccctttccccacCCTGCAACGATGCCGTCAGCTACTACTCCAAGTTCGGCCGAGTGGCAGGCTTCACCAGCGCAGGACCTGGACGGAAGTTTCGCGGGGTTCTGGAGGAGCACCTGGCCCTGCTGCGCTGGCCTGCAGACCTGCCTGAAGACAAGGAGTTATCTGTCAGAGGGGAGGATGGCCACCTTTACCACTGGATCCTGCCCTCTTTCTTCCAGCTGCTCCAGGACCTGGCCTCTCAGGGCAGGGACTTTGCCATCTTATTCCGCACGTTTGGCACTGACCTGCCCCGGGTCCTGTCGGTGGTCCGCAGAGCCCTGATCCAGGGGACCCATCCACTATTCCCTGACCTCCCTGCACTAAAG CTCTCTGTGAGTGAAACCCCTGGCCAGATCCGCTGCAGTGCCAAGGGCGCGGTTCTGATCCGAGGGGAGGAGAAGCTGTCGTCTCGCGATGGAGACCGAGGCATCTACCAGTACCTCAGCTCTATGGAAGGCCTTGGAGGCTTTCAGGACCACTTTGACTG GTGGGCACGCAACACCTACTCCATCTTGGGTGGGAAGCCTTTATGGGTGGACCCTTTTGATCCCAATGTCCAGCACATCTTCGTTGATGATAACATTCGGCAGACAGATGAGGATACAATTGTCAACCCCAAG GTGTTTCTGGACCCTGAAGGCTCCCAGACCCGCACGGCTTGCACATCGGAGCTGTACGACCTCTGCCTGGTGCAGAACGACCTCCTGCAGGCCATCTCTGACTCCAGCTACTTCAGCAAGCGCATCCAGATCTGCCAGGAGAACTACGAGAGGAACCTGCAGCAGGGCACCGGCTAG